One region of Pseudomonas sp. B21-040 genomic DNA includes:
- a CDS encoding OprD family porin, whose protein sequence is MSKLARNSSACTPRPTFKRRHTLSLIGCSGLALALPMTSHAEGFADDAKATLNLRNAYFNRNYVNPAYPQGKAEEWTQNFILDTKSGFTQGPVGFGVDALGLLSIKLDGGKGTGGTQLLPIGSDGRPVDDFGRLAVAGKMKVSKTEVKVGEWMPVLPILRSDDGRSLPQTFRGGQLTSTEISGLTLYGGQFQQNSPRNDASMEDMFMNGKSAAITSDRFNFGGGEYAFNDKRTQVGVWYAELSDIYQQQYFNLSHSQPIGDWTLGANLGYFIGKENGSALAGDLDNKTAFALLSAKYGGNTFYVGLQKLTGDDQWMRVNGTSGGTLANDSYNSSYDNAREKSWQVRHDYNFVALGVPGLTMMNRYISGDNVHTGKITDGEEWGRESELAYTVQSGPLKNLNIKWRNASIRKSFSTNEFDENRIFINYPISLL, encoded by the coding sequence GTGAGCAAGCTCGCCCGCAATTCGTCCGCCTGCACCCCACGTCCGACTTTTAAACGCCGTCATACCCTAAGCCTCATTGGATGCAGCGGCCTGGCCCTTGCCCTGCCGATGACCAGTCATGCCGAAGGTTTTGCCGATGACGCCAAGGCGACGCTCAATTTGCGCAACGCCTACTTCAACCGCAACTACGTCAACCCGGCGTATCCGCAGGGCAAGGCTGAAGAGTGGACGCAAAACTTTATTCTCGACACCAAGTCCGGGTTCACACAGGGCCCGGTGGGTTTTGGCGTCGATGCGCTGGGTCTGTTGTCGATCAAGCTCGATGGCGGCAAAGGCACGGGCGGCACCCAATTGCTGCCGATTGGCAGCGACGGCCGCCCAGTTGATGACTTTGGTCGTCTGGCGGTGGCCGGGAAGATGAAAGTGAGTAAAACCGAAGTGAAGGTCGGCGAGTGGATGCCGGTGCTGCCGATCCTGCGTTCGGACGACGGTCGTTCGCTGCCGCAAACCTTCCGCGGTGGCCAGTTGACGTCCACCGAGATCAGCGGCCTGACGCTGTACGGCGGCCAGTTCCAGCAAAATAGCCCGCGTAACGATGCGAGCATGGAAGACATGTTCATGAACGGCAAATCGGCGGCGATCACCTCGGACCGCTTCAACTTCGGTGGCGGTGAATACGCGTTCAACGACAAGCGCACCCAGGTCGGCGTCTGGTACGCGGAACTCAGCGATATCTACCAGCAACAGTATTTCAACCTGAGCCACAGCCAGCCAATCGGCGACTGGACCCTCGGCGCCAACCTGGGCTATTTCATCGGCAAAGAAAACGGCAGCGCCCTGGCCGGCGACCTCGACAACAAAACCGCATTCGCCTTGCTCTCTGCCAAATACGGCGGCAACACCTTCTACGTCGGACTGCAAAAACTGACCGGTGACGATCAATGGATGCGCGTCAACGGCACGAGCGGCGGCACTCTGGCGAACGACAGCTACAACTCCAGCTACGACAACGCCAGGGAAAAATCCTGGCAAGTGCGCCACGACTACAACTTCGTCGCCCTGGGCGTTCCCGGCCTGACGATGATGAACCGCTACATCAGCGGCGATAACGTGCACACCGGAAAGATCACCGACGGTGAAGAATGGGGTCGCGAATCGGAACTGGCCTACACCGTGCAAAGCGGCCCGCTGAAAAACCTCAACATCAAGTGGCGCAACGCTTCCATCCGCAAGAGCTTCAGCACCAACGAATTTGATGAAAACCGTATCTTCATCAACTACCCGATTTCGTTGTTGTAA
- a CDS encoding NAD(P)-dependent oxidoreductase, translating to MTTTSTARSPFNRLLLTGAAGGLGKVLRETLRPYANVIRLSDIADIAPAIDDREEVVPCDLADKQAVHQLVEGVDAILHFGGVSTEHSFEQILGANICGVFHIYEAARRHGVKRVIFASSNHVIGFYKQDEVIDARSPHRPDSYYGLSKSYGEDMATFYFDRYGIETVSVRIGSSFPEPHNRRMMSTWLSFDDLTQLLEQALYTPNVGHTVVYGMSDNKDIWWDNRYAAHLGYAPNDTSEVFREKVETQPMPATDDPARVYQGGAFCAAGPFGD from the coding sequence ATGACGACCACTTCAACCGCCCGCTCCCCTTTCAATCGCCTGCTGCTGACCGGCGCCGCCGGTGGCCTGGGTAAAGTCTTGCGCGAAACCTTGCGCCCTTACGCCAATGTCATTCGCCTGTCGGACATCGCCGACATCGCCCCGGCTATTGATGACCGTGAAGAAGTCGTGCCGTGCGACCTCGCCGACAAGCAAGCGGTGCATCAACTGGTCGAAGGCGTGGACGCGATCCTGCACTTCGGTGGCGTGTCGACCGAGCACTCGTTCGAGCAGATCCTCGGCGCCAACATCTGCGGCGTATTCCACATCTATGAAGCGGCACGCCGTCATGGCGTCAAGCGGGTGATCTTCGCCAGCTCCAACCACGTCATCGGCTTCTACAAGCAGGACGAAGTCATCGACGCCCGCTCGCCTCACCGTCCGGACAGCTATTACGGTTTGTCCAAATCCTACGGTGAAGACATGGCCACCTTCTACTTCGATCGCTACGGCATCGAAACCGTCAGCGTGCGGATCGGCTCTTCGTTCCCGGAACCGCACAACCGCCGGATGATGAGCACCTGGCTGAGCTTCGACGACCTGACCCAATTGCTCGAACAAGCCTTGTACACTCCGAATGTCGGCCACACCGTGGTCTACGGCATGTCCGACAACAAGGACATCTGGTGGGACAACCGCTACGCTGCGCACCTGGGCTATGCCCCGAACGACACTTCCGAAGTGTTCCGCGAAAAAGTCGAAACCCAGCCGATGCCAGCCACCGATGATCCGGCCCGTGTCTACCAGGGCGGCGCCTTTTGCGCGGCCGGCCCGTTTGGTGACTGA
- a CDS encoding SMP-30/gluconolactonase/LRE family protein has protein sequence MQAELIVDARNAVGECPVWVHEENALYWVDIPAGSLQRWSAASGDVHTWTAPEMLACITRHRDGGWAAGMESGFFHLHTHNDGSLDSRVLAHVDHARTDMRLNDGRCDRQGRFWASSMVLNMGANAADGALYRYSAGERGPLAAQLGGFIVPNGLGFSPDGRTMYLSDSHPSVQQIWAFDYDVGSGIPSNRRLFVDMQQFPGRPDGAAVDADGCYWICGNDAGLIHRFTPDGRLDRSLPVPVKKPTMCAFGGSRLDTLFVTSIRPGDDQDEQSLAGGVFALNPGVTGLPEPQFNA, from the coding sequence ATGCAAGCCGAATTGATTGTCGATGCCCGTAACGCCGTCGGTGAATGCCCGGTGTGGGTCCACGAGGAAAACGCCCTGTACTGGGTGGATATTCCTGCCGGGAGCCTGCAACGCTGGAGTGCCGCGAGCGGTGATGTCCATACGTGGACAGCACCGGAGATGCTCGCGTGCATCACCCGCCACCGCGACGGTGGCTGGGCGGCAGGGATGGAAAGCGGTTTTTTCCATTTGCACACGCACAACGACGGCAGCCTCGACAGTCGCGTGTTGGCGCATGTCGACCATGCCCGGACCGACATGCGTTTGAATGATGGGCGCTGCGATCGCCAGGGCCGTTTCTGGGCGAGCAGCATGGTGCTGAACATGGGTGCCAACGCGGCCGATGGCGCGCTTTATCGCTACAGCGCCGGTGAACGCGGGCCACTTGCGGCGCAACTCGGCGGGTTTATCGTCCCCAACGGCCTGGGTTTCAGCCCGGATGGTCGCACGATGTACCTCTCTGACTCTCATCCTTCGGTCCAGCAGATCTGGGCCTTTGACTACGACGTCGGCAGCGGCATACCGTCCAATCGGCGGCTGTTCGTCGACATGCAGCAGTTCCCCGGCCGCCCCGACGGTGCCGCTGTCGATGCCGATGGCTGCTACTGGATCTGCGGCAATGACGCCGGGCTGATTCACCGCTTTACCCCGGACGGCCGCCTGGATCGCTCGCTCCCCGTCCCGGTGAAAAAACCGACCATGTGCGCCTTCGGTGGCAGTCGACTGGACACGCTGTTCGTGACCTCGATCCGCCCCGGTGACGACCAGGATGAGCAGTCTCTGGCCGGTGGTGTGTTTGCCCTCAATCCAGGCGTTACCGGGTTGCCCGAACCTCAGTTCAACGCATGA
- a CDS encoding aldose 1-epimerase produces the protein MTPKILELEDEFTRLTLAPELGGSIVNWTVRSTGQPLLRHNDAQALNTGLPGKLGCYPLVPWSNRIAEGGFDCPDGWLALTPNSLTDPLPIHGSAWQQPWQVVSHAVDEVILQLDSTTPFAYRARQRFHLSKGRLNVELQVTHLADRAAWHGLGLHPYFPRTANTQLQAKAEQVWLCDSSKLPTELIELPAAWDFQQPGALPATLVDNGFCHWDGHCLIQQPDLGYALECQATGSDYYLLYCPVDLGFFCIEPVSHPVNAHHLPGRPGLRLLEQGQSAELGFSLQYRAL, from the coding sequence ATGACGCCAAAGATTCTAGAGCTCGAAGACGAATTCACCCGCCTCACCCTCGCCCCCGAGCTCGGCGGCAGCATCGTCAACTGGACGGTTCGCAGCACGGGGCAACCGCTGTTGCGTCACAACGATGCCCAGGCGCTGAACACCGGTTTGCCGGGCAAACTCGGCTGCTATCCCCTGGTGCCATGGTCCAACCGAATCGCCGAAGGCGGCTTCGACTGCCCCGATGGCTGGCTGGCCCTGACGCCCAACAGCCTCACCGATCCGCTGCCCATTCACGGCAGTGCCTGGCAACAACCGTGGCAGGTGGTGTCGCACGCCGTCGACGAAGTCATCCTGCAACTCGACAGCACCACACCGTTCGCCTATCGCGCCCGCCAACGCTTCCATCTGAGCAAGGGTCGATTAAACGTCGAATTGCAGGTCACTCATTTGGCCGACCGCGCTGCCTGGCATGGGCTCGGTCTGCACCCCTACTTTCCACGCACCGCCAACACGCAGCTACAGGCCAAGGCCGAGCAAGTCTGGTTGTGCGATAGCTCGAAACTGCCGACCGAGTTGATTGAGCTGCCCGCCGCCTGGGACTTTCAGCAACCGGGCGCATTACCCGCGACGCTGGTCGACAACGGTTTCTGTCACTGGGACGGCCATTGCCTGATCCAGCAACCCGACCTCGGTTATGCGCTTGAATGCCAGGCCACCGGCAGCGACTACTACCTGCTGTACTGCCCGGTCGACCTGGGGTTTTTCTGCATCGAACCGGTGAGCCACCCAGTCAACGCACATCACCTGCCGGGTCGGCCAGGTTTGCGCTTGCTGGAGCAAGGCCAGTCGGCTGAGCTCGGGTTCAGCCTGCAGTATCGTGCGCTCTGA
- a CDS encoding NahK/ErcS family hybrid sensor histidine kinase/response regulator has protein sequence MAKPSDEQQRALAGLLGLGSHSARKSHYPELAARLDELEAERNRYKWLFENAVQGIFQASLQEGMRAANPALAHMLGYQDPQEVLFSLTDLASNLFVDGAQELENIGEILRHQCSLHGYETRLRRKDGSHLDVLMNLLLKPGQEGLVEGFVADITERKLAQQRLQQLNDELEQRVTARTDELLEANRNLQQQITQRKQIARALRDARDAAEAANRSKDKYLAAASHDLLQPLNAARLLISTLRERKLPDVEQVLVERTHQALEGAEDLLTDLLDISRLDQAAVKPDIGLYRLDELLGPLVSEFQSVAEAAGLNLRVHVGDYAISTDLRLMTRILRNFLSNACRYTDEGSVLLAARRRGAMLRLEVWDTGRGIAADRLDSIFLEFNQLDVGRAADRKGVGLGLAIVERIAKILGYQVRVKSLPGRGSLFSIDVPIAHEVPLPISQATPQLSTGNPLPGRRLLVLDNEVSILESMSALLGQWGCEVVTATDESSALAALRGQPPELILADYHLDHGIVGCDVVRHLREHFGQAIPAVIITADRTDQCRRSLQRLGAPLLNKPVKPGKLRAALSQMLG, from the coding sequence ATGGCGAAGCCCTCTGACGAGCAGCAACGGGCTCTGGCGGGGCTACTCGGGTTAGGCAGCCATTCGGCGCGCAAGAGTCATTACCCGGAATTGGCCGCGCGGCTCGACGAACTGGAAGCCGAGCGCAATCGCTACAAATGGCTGTTCGAAAACGCTGTGCAGGGAATTTTTCAGGCCAGCCTGCAAGAAGGCATGCGGGCCGCCAACCCCGCGCTGGCGCATATGCTTGGTTATCAGGACCCGCAGGAGGTGCTGTTCTCCCTGACCGACCTGGCCAGTAACCTGTTCGTCGACGGCGCGCAGGAGTTGGAAAACATCGGCGAAATCCTCAGGCACCAGTGCAGCCTCCATGGCTATGAGACCCGTCTGCGCCGCAAGGACGGCAGCCACCTCGATGTGTTGATGAACCTGCTGCTCAAGCCCGGTCAGGAGGGACTGGTGGAAGGCTTCGTCGCCGATATCACCGAGCGAAAACTGGCGCAGCAACGCCTGCAGCAACTCAACGACGAACTGGAGCAACGCGTCACCGCGCGCACCGATGAATTGTTGGAAGCCAACCGCAACCTGCAACAGCAGATTACTCAGCGTAAACAGATTGCCCGCGCCCTGCGCGATGCCCGCGACGCCGCCGAGGCGGCCAACCGCAGCAAGGACAAATACCTCGCTGCCGCCAGTCACGACCTGCTGCAACCACTTAACGCCGCGCGCTTGCTGATATCGACGTTGCGTGAACGCAAACTGCCCGACGTCGAGCAGGTACTGGTCGAGCGCACCCATCAGGCGCTGGAAGGCGCGGAAGATCTGCTCACTGATTTGCTGGATATTTCCCGACTCGATCAAGCGGCGGTCAAACCAGACATCGGTCTGTATCGTCTGGACGAATTGCTCGGGCCGCTGGTTTCCGAGTTTCAGTCGGTCGCCGAAGCGGCCGGTCTGAATCTGCGGGTGCATGTGGGCGATTACGCCATCAGCACCGATTTGCGCCTGATGACCCGCATCCTGCGTAATTTTCTCAGTAACGCCTGCCGCTACACCGATGAGGGTAGCGTTCTGCTTGCGGCCCGCCGACGGGGAGCCATGCTGCGCCTGGAAGTCTGGGACACCGGGCGCGGCATCGCTGCGGACCGACTGGATTCGATTTTCCTGGAGTTCAACCAACTCGACGTCGGACGTGCTGCCGACCGCAAAGGCGTGGGGTTAGGACTGGCCATCGTTGAACGCATCGCCAAGATTCTGGGTTATCAGGTTCGGGTTAAATCGTTGCCAGGGCGTGGTTCGCTGTTCAGCATCGACGTACCGATTGCCCATGAGGTGCCGCTACCGATCAGTCAGGCCACACCTCAGTTGAGCACGGGCAATCCCTTGCCTGGCCGACGTTTGCTGGTGCTGGACAACGAAGTGAGCATTCTCGAGAGCATGAGCGCGCTGCTTGGGCAGTGGGGGTGCGAGGTGGTCACGGCCACCGACGAATCCTCCGCGCTGGCGGCCCTGCGCGGGCAACCACCGGAGCTGATTCTGGCGGACTATCACCTCGATCACGGCATTGTCGGGTGCGATGTGGTCAGGCATTTGCGCGAGCATTTCGGCCAGGCTATTCCGGCGGTGATCATCACGGCGGACCGTACGGACCAGTGTCGACGCTCATTGCAGAGACTCGGCGCACCGCTGCTGAACAAACCGGTGAAACCCGGCAAGCTGCGCGCGGCGCTGAGTCAAATGCTCGGATAG
- the ercA gene encoding alcohol dehydrogenase-like regulatory protein ErcA, whose translation MSQSLNQLRKFVSPEIIFGAGSRHSVGNYAKTFGARKVLVVSDPGVIAAGWVADVEASLQALGIEYCLYTDVSPNPRVEEVMLGAEMYRENHCDVIVAVGGGSPMDCGKGIGIVVAHGRSILEFEGVDTIRVPSPPLILIPTTAGTSADVSQFVIISNQQERMKFSIVSKAVVPDVSLIDPETTLSMDPFLSACTGIDALVHAIEAFVSTGHGPLTDPHALEAMRLINGNLVQMIANPTDIALREKIMLGSMQAGLAFSNAILGAVHAMSHSLGGFLDLPHGLCNAVLVEHVVAFNYNSAPDRFKVIAETFGIDCRGLNHRQICGRLVEHLIALKHAIGFHETLGLHGVRTSDIPFLSQHAMHDPCILTNPRESSQRDVEVVYGEAL comes from the coding sequence ATGAGCCAGAGTCTCAACCAGCTGCGTAAATTCGTTTCGCCTGAAATCATCTTCGGTGCCGGTAGCCGGCACAGTGTCGGTAATTACGCCAAGACTTTTGGCGCGCGCAAGGTGCTGGTGGTCAGTGATCCCGGTGTGATTGCCGCCGGCTGGGTCGCGGATGTCGAAGCCAGCCTGCAAGCCCTGGGTATCGAATACTGCCTTTACACCGATGTCTCGCCCAACCCACGGGTCGAAGAAGTGATGCTCGGTGCCGAGATGTACCGGGAAAACCACTGCGACGTGATCGTCGCCGTCGGTGGCGGCAGCCCGATGGACTGCGGCAAAGGCATCGGCATCGTCGTCGCCCATGGCCGCAGCATCCTGGAATTCGAGGGGGTGGACACCATCCGCGTACCCAGCCCGCCGCTGATTCTGATTCCGACCACCGCCGGCACCTCGGCCGACGTCTCGCAATTCGTGATTATTTCCAACCAGCAGGAGCGCATGAAGTTCTCCATCGTCAGCAAGGCCGTAGTGCCGGATGTTTCGCTGATCGATCCGGAAACCACCCTGAGCATGGACCCGTTCCTGTCGGCCTGTACTGGCATCGACGCGTTGGTGCATGCCATCGAAGCCTTCGTGTCCACTGGCCACGGGCCGCTGACCGACCCCCACGCGCTGGAGGCTATGCGCCTGATCAATGGCAACCTGGTGCAAATGATCGCCAACCCGACCGACATCGCCCTGCGCGAGAAAATCATGCTGGGCAGCATGCAGGCCGGGTTGGCGTTTTCCAACGCCATCCTGGGCGCGGTGCACGCCATGTCCCATAGCCTCGGCGGCTTTCTCGATCTGCCCCATGGCTTGTGCAATGCGGTGCTGGTGGAGCATGTCGTTGCCTTCAATTACAACTCGGCACCGGACCGCTTCAAGGTGATTGCCGAGACCTTCGGCATCGACTGCCGAGGCCTGAATCACCGCCAGATCTGCGGGCGTCTGGTCGAACACCTGATCGCCCTCAAGCACGCCATCGGCTTTCACGAAACCCTCGGTTTGCATGGCGTCAGGACCTCGGACATTCCGTTCCTGTCGCAGCATGCCATGCACGATCCGTGCATCCTGACCAACCCGCGTGAATCCAGTCAGCGTGATGTCGAGGTCGTCTATGGCGAAGCCCTCTGA
- the pqqE gene encoding pyrroloquinoline quinone biosynthesis protein PqqE: MRNSGSSETPPGPPLWLLAELTYRCPLQCPYCSNPLDFFRHGEELSTEEWIRVFREARDMGAAQLGFSGGEPLVRQDLAELIKAARDMGYYTNLITSGIGLTEQKVRDFKVAGLDHIQISFQAADEAVNNMLAGSRKAFAQKLAMARAVKAQGYPMVLNFVTHRHNIDRIAQIIELCLELEADFVELATCQFYGWAELNRVGLLPTREQLQRAERVTNEYRQRLEAQGHPCKLIFVTPDYYEERPKTCMNGWANLFLDITPDGTALPCHSARQLPVQFPNVREHSLSHIWNDSFGFNRFRGDDWMKEPCRSCDEKHKDLGGCRCQAFMLTGDASNADPVCSKSAHHGVILKAREEAEAPGLGMEHLTMRNEKASQLIYRG, from the coding sequence ATGCGCAATTCTGGATCGAGTGAGACCCCGCCGGGACCGCCGTTGTGGCTGCTCGCCGAGCTGACCTACCGTTGTCCGCTGCAATGCCCCTATTGCTCCAATCCATTGGATTTTTTCCGGCATGGCGAGGAACTGAGCACGGAAGAATGGATTCGCGTATTCCGCGAAGCGCGGGACATGGGCGCCGCTCAATTGGGCTTTTCCGGTGGCGAGCCGCTGGTACGTCAGGACCTCGCCGAGCTGATCAAGGCTGCCCGGGACATGGGTTACTACACCAACCTGATCACCTCGGGCATCGGCCTGACCGAGCAGAAAGTGCGCGACTTCAAGGTGGCCGGGCTGGACCATATCCAAATCAGCTTCCAGGCCGCTGACGAAGCGGTCAATAACATGCTCGCCGGTTCGCGCAAGGCCTTCGCCCAGAAACTCGCCATGGCCAGGGCGGTGAAAGCCCAGGGCTACCCGATGGTCCTGAACTTCGTCACCCATCGGCACAACATCGACCGGATCGCGCAGATCATCGAGTTGTGCCTGGAACTGGAAGCGGACTTCGTCGAATTGGCCACCTGCCAGTTCTACGGCTGGGCTGAACTCAATCGCGTCGGCCTGTTGCCCACCCGCGAGCAATTGCAGCGTGCCGAGCGCGTCACCAACGAATATCGCCAACGTCTGGAAGCCCAGGGCCACCCGTGCAAGTTGATCTTCGTCACCCCGGACTACTACGAAGAGCGTCCCAAAACCTGCATGAACGGCTGGGCCAATCTTTTTCTCGACATCACCCCCGACGGTACTGCCTTGCCTTGCCACAGCGCCCGGCAGTTGCCTGTGCAGTTTCCCAACGTGCGTGAACACAGCCTCTCGCACATCTGGAATGACTCGTTCGGCTTCAATCGTTTTCGCGGCGATGACTGGATGAAGGAGCCGTGCCGCTCCTGCGACGAAAAACACAAGGACCTGGGCGGCTGCCGCTGCCAGGCCTTCATGCTGACCGGCGATGCCAGCAATGCCGACCCGGTGTGCAGCAAATCCGCGCACCACGGTGTGATCCTCAAGGCTCGCGAGGAGGCCGAGGCGCCGGGGTTGGGGATGGAGCACCTGACGATGCGCAACGAGAAGGCTTCACAGTTGATCTATCGCGGCTAG
- the pqqD gene encoding pyrroloquinoline quinone biosynthesis peptide chaperone PqqD, with the protein MSLINRQQSPALRRGFRLQWEPRQDCHVLLYPEGMIKLNGSAGQILGLVNGQRSVATIIDLLAANFPGVPGIDEDVLAFLEVAHAQFWIE; encoded by the coding sequence GTGAGCCTGATCAACCGCCAACAGTCACCGGCCTTGCGTCGTGGTTTTCGCCTGCAATGGGAGCCTCGCCAGGATTGCCATGTGCTGCTGTACCCCGAAGGCATGATCAAACTCAATGGCAGTGCCGGTCAGATCCTCGGTCTGGTGAACGGTCAGCGCAGTGTCGCAACGATCATCGATCTACTGGCCGCGAATTTTCCCGGTGTGCCGGGAATTGACGAGGATGTGCTGGCGTTTCTGGAGGTGGCCCATGCGCAATTCTGGATCGAGTGA
- the pqqC gene encoding pyrroloquinoline-quinone synthase PqqC gives MTDNAMTPSEFEAALRAKGAYYHIHHPFHQAMYAGRASREQIQGWVANRFYYQINIPLKDAAILANCPDRDVRREWLQRILDHDGVPGSEGGIEAWLRLGEAVGLDREQILSQELVLPGVRFAVDAYVNFARRACWQEAASSSLTELFAPQIHQSRLDAWPTHYPWIEAAGYDYFRTRLSQARRDVEHGLRITLAHYVTAEGQQRMLQILQFKLDVLWSMLDAMSMAYELERPPYHTVTAENVWHRGIAL, from the coding sequence ATGACTGACAACGCAATGACCCCCAGCGAATTCGAAGCCGCCTTGCGTGCCAAAGGCGCCTACTACCATATTCACCATCCCTTCCATCAAGCCATGTATGCCGGGCGTGCCAGCCGCGAGCAGATCCAGGGCTGGGTCGCCAATCGTTTCTACTACCAGATCAACATTCCGCTGAAGGACGCCGCGATTCTGGCCAACTGCCCGGACCGTGACGTGCGCCGGGAATGGCTGCAACGGATTCTCGACCACGACGGCGTCCCCGGCAGCGAGGGCGGTATCGAAGCCTGGCTGCGCCTGGGTGAAGCGGTGGGGCTGGATCGCGAGCAGATCCTGTCCCAGGAATTGGTGCTTCCCGGCGTGCGTTTCGCGGTGGACGCCTACGTCAATTTCGCCCGTCGCGCCTGCTGGCAGGAAGCGGCCAGCAGTTCGCTGACCGAACTCTTTGCCCCACAGATCCATCAGTCGCGACTCGACGCCTGGCCGACCCATTACCCGTGGATCGAAGCCGCCGGCTACGACTATTTCCGCACGCGCCTGAGTCAGGCCAGACGCGATGTCGAGCACGGCTTGCGCATCACCCTGGCGCACTACGTGACCGCCGAGGGGCAGCAACGCATGCTGCAGATTCTGCAATTCAAACTCGACGTGCTGTGGAGCATGCTTGATGCCATGAGCATGGCCTACGAGCTGGAACGCCCGCCGTATCACACGGTCACTGCCGAGAACGTCTGGCACCGGGGGATTGCCCTGTGA
- the pqqB gene encoding pyrroloquinoline quinone biosynthesis protein PqqB has translation MHIRVLGSAAGGGFPQWNCNCRQCAGVRNGSLRAQRRTQSSIALSDNGVDWVLCNASPDIRAQLESFPLLQPARQLRDSAIAGVVLLDSQIDHCTGLLSLREGCPHAVWCTERVHQDLSSGFPLFNMLRHWNGGLQWQPIGLDRQPFSLPACEHLQWRAIPLVSNAPPYSPNRGNPQPGDTIGLFIEDLRSGASLFYAPGLGQVDDEVLGWMQRADCLLLDGTLWRDDEMRICEVGQSLGSEMGHLSQSGPGGMLDVLEGFTRQRKVLIHINNTNPILDEDSAERALLERRGIEVAYDGMSIEL, from the coding sequence ATGCACATTCGCGTTCTCGGTTCCGCCGCTGGTGGTGGGTTTCCACAGTGGAACTGCAACTGCCGCCAGTGCGCCGGTGTGCGCAATGGCAGCCTGCGAGCACAGCGTCGTACGCAGTCGTCGATTGCCCTGAGCGACAACGGGGTGGACTGGGTGCTGTGCAACGCATCGCCGGACATTCGTGCGCAACTCGAGAGTTTCCCGCTGTTGCAACCGGCCCGTCAGTTGCGCGATAGCGCCATCGCGGGCGTCGTGCTGCTGGACAGCCAGATCGATCATTGCACCGGCCTGTTGAGCCTGCGCGAAGGCTGTCCGCATGCCGTTTGGTGCACCGAGCGGGTGCATCAGGACCTGAGCAGCGGCTTCCCGTTGTTCAACATGCTGCGGCACTGGAATGGCGGGTTGCAGTGGCAGCCGATTGGTCTGGATCGCCAGCCGTTCAGCCTGCCGGCCTGCGAGCACCTGCAATGGCGGGCGATTCCCTTGGTCAGCAACGCACCGCCGTACTCGCCCAATCGCGGCAATCCGCAACCGGGCGACACCATTGGCTTGTTCATTGAAGACCTGCGCAGCGGTGCCTCGCTGTTCTATGCGCCGGGCCTTGGGCAAGTCGACGATGAAGTGTTGGGCTGGATGCAACGTGCCGATTGTCTGCTGCTGGACGGCACCCTGTGGCGTGATGACGAAATGCGCATCTGCGAAGTCGGCCAGAGCCTGGGCAGCGAAATGGGGCATCTGTCTCAAAGTGGCCCCGGCGGCATGCTGGACGTGCTGGAAGGTTTTACCCGCCAGCGCAAGGTGCTGATCCACATTAACAACACCAACCCGATCCTTGATGAAGACTCGGCTGAGCGCGCCTTGCTGGAGCGACGCGGGATCGAAGTGGCTTATGACGGCATGAGTATTGAGCTGTAG
- the pqqA gene encoding pyrroloquinoline quinone precursor peptide PqqA, which produces MWTKPAFTDLRIGFEVTMYFANR; this is translated from the coding sequence ATGTGGACTAAACCCGCGTTTACCGATCTGCGTATTGGCTTCGAAGTGACGATGTATTTCGCCAACCGTTGA